A window of the Hordeum vulgare subsp. vulgare chromosome 5H, MorexV3_pseudomolecules_assembly, whole genome shotgun sequence genome harbors these coding sequences:
- the LOC123395896 gene encoding E3 ubiquitin protein ligase DRIP2-like yields the protein MQSGPASPTPPEDTPMAAAAAAAVAEVEVMEEADGEQAKEDAVKVAEPQPERGVKRGRGRPRRRPVAVDGSGVVMVKREQLARCMTCKLCHRLLREATTISECLHTFCRKCIYKKLNDEELDHCPVCKIDLGCAPVEKLRADHNKQDVRSKIFPLKRNKIDAKESPVSLPIKRKERSISSLVVDTPRITTGLTGRRTRAVTRKAAAALRGLGPILDPVERDNGSANKHPDNLSLLDSLSKVPQTRRKASSIADTSSHNSNKDKAGDDKDLDKADLWKPLNCLVEAASKTKSFRSCSSVKGDQPNGSPSSEQASREKPVENLRKTRFQDDKKDAPQSVVLKKKGPGRTKNATSVAAAIQKDQYSTALNPVWFSLIASFEQKGDPPLPQIPAHFLRIKDGSIAASSIQRYIMQKLSLGSESEVELSCCGQSINPIQPVHNLMDRWLRVGPSRHLQTSVGSSGGDYVMVITYGRPKS from the exons ATGCAGAGCGGGCCCGCATCGCCGACCCCGCCGGAGGACAcaccgatggcggcggcggcggcggcggcggtggccgaggtggaggtgatggaggaggctgACGGGGAGCAGGCGAAGGAGGATGCTGTGAAGGTGGCGGAGCCGCAGCCGGAGAGGGGAGTGAAGAGGGGGCGGGGGCGACCGCGGCGGCGGCCCGTGGCCGTGGATGGGAGCGGGGTGGTGATGGTGAAGCGGGAGCAGCTCGCGCGCTGCATGACGTGCAAGCTCTGCCACCGCCTGCTCCGCGAGGCCACCACCATCTCCGAGTGCCTCCACACAT TTTGTAGAAAGTGTATCTATAAGAAGCTTAATGATGAAGAGCTTGACCATTGTCCAGTATGTAAAATTGACCTTGGCTGCGCTCCAGTTGAGAAGCTTAG AGCCGATCACAATAAACAAGACGTGAGgtcaaaaatatttcctttaaaAAGAAATAAGATCGATGCTAAAGAATCTCCAGTTTCACTGCCTATTAAAAGGAAAGAGAGGTCTATCTCTTCATTGGTGGTTGATACACCTCGAATAACAACGGGTTTGACTGGGCGCCGAACAAGAGCCGTTACTAGGAAGGCTGCGGCTGCATTACGTGGCCTTGGTCCTATCCTTGATCCTGTAGAAAGGGATAATGGCAGCGCCAATAAGCATCCTGATAATTTAAGCTTGCTGGACAGCTTGAGCAAAGTGCCTCAAACAAGAAGGAAG GCATCATCGATTGCAGACACGTCAAGTCATAACTCTAATAAAGATAAAGCAGGTGATGATAAGGACTTGGATAAGGCAGATCTCTGGAAACCTCTAAACTGTCTTGTAGAGGCTGCAAGCAAAACAAAGTCCTTCAGGTCATGTTCATCTGTTAAGGGAGATCAGCCCAATGGATCTCCTAGTAGTGAACAGGCTAGCAGAGAGAAGCCTGTGGAGAATCTACGGAAGACCAGATTTCAAGATGACAAGAAAGATGCTCCACAGTCAGTAGTGCTTAAAAAGAAAGGGCCTGGCCGGACGAAGAATGCAACTTCTGTTGCTGCAGCTATCCAGAAGGACCAGTATAGTACGGCACTAAACCCTGTATGGTTCTCATTGATTGCCTCGTTTGAGCA GAAAGGTGACCCACCCTTGCCACAGATACCTGCCCATTTTTTGAGAATAAA AGATGGAAGTATAGCCGCATCATCCATCCAAAGGTACATTATGCAGAAGCTCAGTCTTGGAAGTGAGTCTGAG GTTGAACTGAGCTGCTGTGGGCAGTCAATAAACCCTATACAACCTGTGCACAACCTGATGGATAGGTGGCTGAGGGTTGGCCCGTCGCGCCATTTGCAGACGTCGGTTGGCTCCTCTGGGGGAGACTATGTGATGGTGATAACTTATGGGCGGCCAAAGTCTTGA